A window of Mangifera indica cultivar Alphonso chromosome 11, CATAS_Mindica_2.1, whole genome shotgun sequence contains these coding sequences:
- the LOC123229733 gene encoding putative disease resistance protein At4g11170, protein MASSSSSTTVEVKKHDVFLSFCGVDTRNTFTSTLCGILKSRSINVFIDDELERGEHISSSLINEISDSMISVIILSEGYASSRWYLEELVKILECRDTQKQGVIPVFYHIYPSDVRNQTGNFGEGFKKLVESYDKEKLQRVQMTKEQFKDKVLQWKNALTEAANISGRSTQEDPFDYYLANKVVQDIWKKLNIMIPTNEYKKLVGVESTIRHIEDLLCTRSRNVHAIGIWGMPGIGFLFC, encoded by the exons atggcttcttcttcttcgtccaCTACTGTTGAAGTGAAGAAGCATGATGTATTCCTCAGTTTCTGTGGTGTTGACACCCGCAACACTTTTACCAGCACTTTATGTGGAATTTTGAAGAGTAGAAGtataaatgttttcattgaTGACGAACTTGAGAGAGGAGAACATATATCTTCATctcttataaatgaaatttcagATTCCATGATTTCAGTTATCATTTTGTCGGAAGGTTATGCATCTTCAAGGTGGTATCTGGAAGAACTTGTGAAGATCTTGGAGTGCAGGGATACGCAAAAACAAGGGGTAATACCAGTTTTCTATCATATCTATCCATCAGATGTAAGGAATCAAACTGGAAATTTCGGAGAGGGATTTAAAAAGCTTGTAGAAAGTTATGATAAGGAGAAGTTACAGAGGGTACAAATGACAAAAGAACAATTTAAAGATAAGGTGCTGCAGTGGAAGAATGCTTTGACAGAAGCAGCTAATATATCCGGCCGATCAACACAAGAGGACCC gTTCGATTATTATCTTGCAAATAAAGTTGTCCAAGATATTTGGAAGAAACTAAACATCATGATCCCAACTAATGAATACAAAAAATTGGTTGGAGTTGAATCAACCATCCGCCATATTGAAGATTTATTGTGCACAAGGTCGAGAAATGTCCATGCTATAGGAATTTGGGGAATGCCTGGTATAG GCTTCTTATTTTGCTGA
- the LOC123228520 gene encoding disease resistance-like protein DSC1 isoform X1, with protein MSPKGLNPMPQQLLSTILKHFDIVIDSKVKKTMLSRKQVLIVFDDVTTLSQLECLVEDIYCFGLGSQIVITTTDRQVLRSCGVGETYLYEMMGLPEHEAIQLFRWYAFQQSNPNEDYDDLTKRVVKYAKGVPLVLKVLGCHLVGKSIQIWESAINRLKRIAHKDIHNVLKVCYEGLNDDEQNIFLDIACFLKLEKKDFVMDFLYACGLEAEIGLSVLIDKCLVTISRDNKVKMHNLLQDMGREIVRQESTKYPGLRSRLWYHKDINSVLKENKMSNAIEGICLDMSKQAEIIFLQPFSLGVMDQLRLFKLHNSYYEVNNINKVYVCQGLSSVSSELRYVCWHGCPLKSLQPNFLSKNLVALEMPHSDIEQLWSSAQLDNLKHIDLSFSEHLRIQDLSLTPNLKILVLEGCISLHEISSSIHGCKYKLHMLNLRHCRSLESLPTDIHVAYFGKVIFSGCSKLKKFPKVSWDMKELYLDKTAIEELPLLIENLSRLVILNLKNCSMLQRLPSNIHQLKSLKHLNLSGCLKLHGLPDKLGKLQALKVLKAERVAVGEIPTSILNLSCLEELDLTNCSIERLPTNLGRLSLLKSLLLGRNFFDSIPESIEYISGLSYLDVSHCQRLRILPKLPRKLEIINANNCISLEASQNLFHPFERDFRHGLNFNFSNCFKLTQEFCSRIVKYFEGPMMLGAADFISTHRSFICFPGNEIPESFVSQSIGSFITLPPQIIFFRSYFICVVVEFRDYHNRGQGLAVGFEWSLTDQNGVEDIFHGTWSVWDYGTGPDYVDSDHILLGYDHTFKFFDPLFPTYKAYRDISVRFHVENSYAERLDCCKVKKCGVERVKP; from the exons ATGAGTCCTAAAGGACTAAATCCAATGCCGCAACAACTTCTTTCaactattttaaaacattttgataTTGTGATAGattccaaagtaaaaaaaacaATGCTTAGTCGTAAACAAgttcttattgtttttgatgatgtgacAACTTTGAGCCAACTAGAATGTTTAGTTGAAGATATATATTGCTTTGGTCTAGGAAGTCAAATCGTTATTACAACTACAGACAGACAAGTACTTCGAAGTTGTGGAGTAGGTGAAACATATTTATATGAGATGATGGGGTTACCTGAGCACGAAGCAATTCAACTTTTTAGATGGTATGCTTTTCAACAAAGTAATCCCAACGAAGATTATGATGACCTAACAAAAAGGGTAGTAAAATATGCTAAAGGTGTTCCACTAGTTCTTAAAGTGTTGGGTTGCCATTTAGTTGGTAAGTCAATACAAATTTGGGAAAGTGcaataaatagattaaaaagaATTGCTCATAAGGATATTCACAATGTACTAAAAGTATGTTATGAGGGACTAAATGATGATGAACAAAACATATTTCTAGATATTGCATGCTTCCTTAAGTTGGAGAAAAAGGATTTTGTGATGGACTTCTTGTATGCTTGTGGCCTGGAGGCTGAAATCGGACTAAGTGTTCTCATTGACAAGTGTCTTGTGACCATATCAAGAGATAATAAGGTAAAAATGCATAATTTGCTTCAAGATATGGGAAGGGAAATTGTCCGACAAGAATCCACGAAATATCCTGGTTTACGCAGCCGTTTATGGTACCATAAAGATATCAATAGTGTATTGAAGGAAAACAAG ATGTCTAATGCAATAGAAGGCATATGTTTAGACATGTCTAAGCAAGCAGAGATCATTTTCTTACAACCTTTTTCTTTAGGAGTGATGGATCAACTGAGATTGTTTAAACTACATAACTCGTACTATGAAGTGAATAATATCAATAAGGTGTATGTTTGCCAAGGGCTTAGTTCTGTTTCCTCTGAGCTACGATACGTATGTTGGCATGGATGTCCATTGAAATCATTGCAACCAAATTTTCTGTCAAAGAACCTTGTTGCGCTTGAGATGCCTCATAGTGATATTGAACAACTTTGGTCTAGTGCTCAG CTTGATAATTTGAAACATATTGATCTCAGTTTTTCTGAACATCTGAGAATCCAAGATCTCTCATTGACTCCGaatcttaaaattttggttCTGGAAGGTTGTATAAGTTTACATGAGATTTCTTCATCTATTCACGGTTGCAAATATAAGCTTCATATGTTAAATCTAAGGCACTGCAGAAGCCTTGAGAGTCTTCCAACAGACATTCATGTAGCATATTTTGgaaaagttatcttttctgGATGTTCAAAACTCAAGAAGTTTCCAAAAGTGTCGTGGGATATGAAAGAGttatatttagataaaactGCAATTGAGGAGTTGCCCCTATTAATAGAGAATTTATCCAGACTAGTGATATTAAATCTTAAGAACTGCTCAATGCTTCAGAGGCTTCCAAGCAATATCCACCAGTTGAAATCTCTTAAACATCTCAATCTGTCCGGTTGTTTAAAACTTCATGGATTGCCTGATAAACTGGGAAAATTACAAGCTTTGAAGGTGCTTAAAGCAGAGAGGGTCGCTGTTGGAGAAATACCAACATCCATTCTAAATTTAAGCTGTCTAGAAGAATTAGACCTGACCAACTGTAGTATTGAGAGGCTGCCGACAAATCTTGGTCGGTTATCATTACTAAAAAGTTTACTTCTCGGCAGAAACTTTTTTGACAGCATTCCAGAAAGTATTGAATACATTTCTGGATTATCTTATCTTGACGTGAGCCATTGCCAGAGGCTTCGAATCCTGCCTAAGCTTCcaagaaaattagaaattataaatGCAAACAATTGCATATCATTGGAAGCATCACAGAATTTGTTCCATCCCTTCGAAAGAGATTTTCGTCATGGCCTAAATTTTAACTTCAGCAATTGTTTCAAACTAACTCAAGAGTTCTGCAGTCGAATTGTGAAATATTTTGAAGGGCCAATG ATGCTCGGAGCGGCAGATTTTATAAGTACTCATAGAAGTTTCATCTGTTTTCCGGGAAATGAAATTCCAGAGTCGTTTGTTTCTCAGAGTATAGGTTCTTTTATAACTCTGCCTCCACAGATAATTTTTTTCAGAAGTTATTTTATCTGTGTTGTGGTGGAGTTTCGAGACTATCATAATAGAGGCCAGGGTTTGGCAGTTGGCTTTGAGTGGTCACTCACAGATCAAAATGGTGTAGAGGATATATTCCATGGAACTTGGAGTGTATGGGACTATGGTACTGGACCAGACTATGTGGATTCAGATCACATATTGCTGGGATATGATCATACTTTTAAGTTCTTTGATCCACTTTTTCCTACTTATAAAGCATATCGTGACATAAGCGTCCGATTTCATGTTGAGAATTCATATGCTGAAAGACTAGACTGCTGCAAAGTGAAAAAGTGTGGAGTTGAGAGGGTGAAGccttaa
- the LOC123228520 gene encoding disease resistance-like protein DSC1 isoform X2, with protein sequence MDFLYACGLEAEIGISVLIDKCLVTISRDNKVAIHNLLQDMGREIVRQESTKYPGLRSRLWYHKDINNVLKENKMSNAIEGICLDMSKQAEIIFLQPFSLGVMDQLRLFKLHNSYYEVNNINKVYVCQGLSSVSSELRYVCWHGCPLKSLQPNFLSKNLVALEMPHSDIEQLWSSAQLDNLKHIDLSFSEHLRIQDLSLTPNLKILVLEGCISLHEISSSIHGCKYKLHMLNLRHCRSLESLPTDIHVAYFGKVIFSGCSKLKKFPKVSWDMKELYLDKTAIEELPLLIENLSRLVILNLKNCSMLQRLPSNIHQLKSLKHLNLSGCLKLHGLPDKLGKLQALKVLKAERVAVGEIPTSILNLSCLEELDLTNCSIERLPTNLGRLSLLKSLLLGRNFFDSIPESIEYISGLSYLDVSHCQRLRILPKLPRKLEIINANNCISLEASQNLFHPFERDFRHGLNFNFSNCFKLTQEFCSRIVKYFEGPMMLGAADFISTHRSFICFPGNEIPESFVSQSIGSFITLPPQIIFFRSYFICVVVEFRDYHNRGQGLAVGFEWSLTDQNGVEDIFHGTWSVWDYGTGPDYVDSDHILLGYDHTFKFFDPLFPTYKAYRDISVRFHVENSYAERLDCCKVKKCGVERVKP encoded by the exons ATGGACTTTTTGTATGCTTGTGGCTTGGAGGCTGAAATCGGAATAAGTGTTCTCATTGATAAGTGTCTTGTGACCATATCAAGAGATAATAAGGTAGCAATACATAATTTGCTTCAAGATATGGGAAGGGAAATTGTCCGACAAGAATCTACGAAATATCCTGGTTTACGTAGCCGTTTATGGTATCATAAAGATATCAATAATGTATTAAAGGAAAACAAG ATGTCTAATGCAATAGAAGGCATATGTTTAGACATGTCTAAGCAAGCAGAGATCATTTTCTTACAACCTTTTTCTTTAGGAGTGATGGATCAACTGAGATTGTTTAAACTACATAACTCGTACTATGAAGTGAATAATATCAATAAGGTGTATGTTTGCCAAGGGCTTAGTTCTGTTTCCTCTGAGCTACGATACGTATGTTGGCATGGATGTCCATTGAAATCATTGCAACCAAATTTTCTGTCAAAGAACCTTGTTGCGCTTGAGATGCCTCATAGTGATATTGAACAACTTTGGTCTAGTGCTCAG CTTGATAATTTGAAACATATTGATCTCAGTTTTTCTGAACATCTGAGAATCCAAGATCTCTCATTGACTCCGaatcttaaaattttggttCTGGAAGGTTGTATAAGTTTACATGAGATTTCTTCATCTATTCACGGTTGCAAATATAAGCTTCATATGTTAAATCTAAGGCACTGCAGAAGCCTTGAGAGTCTTCCAACAGACATTCATGTAGCATATTTTGgaaaagttatcttttctgGATGTTCAAAACTCAAGAAGTTTCCAAAAGTGTCGTGGGATATGAAAGAGttatatttagataaaactGCAATTGAGGAGTTGCCCCTATTAATAGAGAATTTATCCAGACTAGTGATATTAAATCTTAAGAACTGCTCAATGCTTCAGAGGCTTCCAAGCAATATCCACCAGTTGAAATCTCTTAAACATCTCAATCTGTCCGGTTGTTTAAAACTTCATGGATTGCCTGATAAACTGGGAAAATTACAAGCTTTGAAGGTGCTTAAAGCAGAGAGGGTCGCTGTTGGAGAAATACCAACATCCATTCTAAATTTAAGCTGTCTAGAAGAATTAGACCTGACCAACTGTAGTATTGAGAGGCTGCCGACAAATCTTGGTCGGTTATCATTACTAAAAAGTTTACTTCTCGGCAGAAACTTTTTTGACAGCATTCCAGAAAGTATTGAATACATTTCTGGATTATCTTATCTTGACGTGAGCCATTGCCAGAGGCTTCGAATCCTGCCTAAGCTTCcaagaaaattagaaattataaatGCAAACAATTGCATATCATTGGAAGCATCACAGAATTTGTTCCATCCCTTCGAAAGAGATTTTCGTCATGGCCTAAATTTTAACTTCAGCAATTGTTTCAAACTAACTCAAGAGTTCTGCAGTCGAATTGTGAAATATTTTGAAGGGCCAATG ATGCTCGGAGCGGCAGATTTTATAAGTACTCATAGAAGTTTCATCTGTTTTCCGGGAAATGAAATTCCAGAGTCGTTTGTTTCTCAGAGTATAGGTTCTTTTATAACTCTGCCTCCACAGATAATTTTTTTCAGAAGTTATTTTATCTGTGTTGTGGTGGAGTTTCGAGACTATCATAATAGAGGCCAGGGTTTGGCAGTTGGCTTTGAGTGGTCACTCACAGATCAAAATGGTGTAGAGGATATATTCCATGGAACTTGGAGTGTATGGGACTATGGTACTGGACCAGACTATGTGGATTCAGATCACATATTGCTGGGATATGATCATACTTTTAAGTTCTTTGATCCACTTTTTCCTACTTATAAAGCATATCGTGACATAAGCGTCCGATTTCATGTTGAGAATTCATATGCTGAAAGACTAGACTGCTGCAAAGTGAAAAAGTGTGGAGTTGAGAGGGTGAAGccttaa